The following are from one region of the Rhizobium sullae genome:
- the irrA gene encoding iron response transcriptional regulator IrrA, giving the protein MAAAAPIAIEARLRSAGLRPTRQRVALGDLLFAKGDRHLTVEELHEEAVTAGVPVSLATVYNTLHQFTEAGMIRVLAVESAKTYFDTNVSDHHHFFVEGDNEVLDIPVSNLTIGNLPEPPAGMEIAHVDVVIRLRPKR; this is encoded by the coding sequence ATGGCGGCTGCAGCCCCGATCGCAATTGAAGCCAGACTGCGTAGCGCAGGCCTGCGGCCGACGCGTCAGCGTGTTGCACTAGGCGATCTGCTTTTCGCCAAGGGCGACCGGCATCTGACGGTCGAGGAATTGCACGAAGAAGCGGTCACCGCCGGTGTGCCGGTTTCTCTGGCTACGGTCTACAATACGCTGCATCAGTTTACCGAGGCGGGCATGATCCGCGTTCTCGCCGTCGAGAGTGCTAAGACCTATTTCGACACCAACGTTTCCGATCACCATCACTTCTTTGTCGAAGGAGATAACGAGGTGCTGGATATTCCGGTCAGCAACCTGACGATCGGCAATCTGCCGGAGCCGCCGGCGGGTATGGAAATTGCTCATGTCGACGTGGTGATCCGCCTGCGCCCGAAGCGCTGA
- the fabI gene encoding enoyl-ACP reductase FabI: MTAIMQGKRGLIMGVANNHSIAWGISRALAAQGAELAFTYQGEALGKRVKPLAAEAGSDFVVPCDVEDIASVDGVVDALKERWGKLDFIVHAIGFSDKNELKGLYADTTRENFSRTMVISCFSFTEIARRCAPLMNEGGSMLTLTYNGSTRVIPNYNVMGVAKAALEASVRYLAADYGPRGIRVNAISAGPIRTLAGAGISDARAILSWNQRNAPLRKTVSIDHVGNSALYLLSDLSAGVTGEIHFVDAGYNITSMPTLDTLRKADVE, from the coding sequence ATGACGGCAATCATGCAGGGTAAGCGCGGGCTCATCATGGGCGTCGCCAACAACCATTCTATCGCCTGGGGCATATCAAGGGCGCTTGCAGCCCAAGGCGCCGAGCTTGCCTTCACTTATCAGGGAGAGGCGCTTGGTAAGCGCGTGAAACCGCTCGCTGCTGAAGCCGGCTCGGATTTCGTCGTACCCTGCGACGTCGAAGACATCGCCTCGGTCGACGGCGTTGTCGACGCACTCAAGGAGCGTTGGGGCAAACTGGATTTCATCGTTCATGCCATCGGTTTTTCCGACAAGAACGAGCTGAAGGGCCTTTACGCGGACACCACGCGCGAAAACTTCAGCCGCACGATGGTGATCTCCTGCTTCTCCTTCACGGAAATCGCCAGACGCTGCGCACCATTGATGAACGAAGGCGGCTCGATGCTGACGCTGACCTATAACGGTTCCACACGCGTCATCCCGAACTACAACGTCATGGGGGTCGCAAAGGCGGCTCTGGAGGCGTCCGTGCGCTATCTCGCCGCCGACTACGGTCCGCGCGGCATCCGCGTCAATGCCATCTCCGCAGGCCCGATCCGCACGCTGGCCGGCGCCGGCATTTCGGATGCCCGTGCAATCCTGTCGTGGAACCAGCGGAATGCTCCCCTCCGCAAGACGGTCAGCATTGATCACGTCGGCAATTCCGCCCTCTATCTGCTCTCCGACCTGTCCGCAGGCGTGACCGGCGAAATCCATTTTGTGGACGCTGGCTACAACATAACCTCGATGCCGACGCTGGATACGCTGCGCAAGGCAGATGTAGAGTAA
- the fabA gene encoding 3-hydroxyacyl-[acyl-carrier-protein] dehydratase FabA, whose translation MTTKQSSFTYEEILTCGRGEMFGPGNAQLPLPPMLMFNRITQISEDGGPHGKGFIRAEFDITPDLWFFPCHFMGDPVMPGCLGLDAMWQLTGFFLGWLGEPGKGRAISTGEVKFTGMVTPKTKLVEYGIDFKRVMRGRLVLGIADGWMKADGEVIYKATDLRVGLFQEKAA comes from the coding sequence ATGACAACGAAACAATCCAGCTTCACTTATGAGGAAATTCTGACCTGCGGCCGCGGCGAAATGTTTGGCCCGGGTAACGCGCAGCTGCCGCTGCCGCCGATGCTGATGTTCAATCGCATTACGCAGATTTCCGAAGACGGTGGACCGCACGGCAAGGGTTTCATTCGCGCTGAATTCGACATCACTCCGGATCTCTGGTTCTTCCCGTGTCACTTCATGGGTGATCCCGTGATGCCTGGCTGCCTGGGCCTTGATGCCATGTGGCAGCTGACCGGCTTCTTCCTCGGCTGGCTCGGCGAGCCTGGCAAGGGCCGCGCGATCTCGACCGGCGAAGTCAAGTTCACCGGCATGGTGACGCCGAAGACGAAGCTTGTCGAATATGGCATCGACTTCAAGCGCGTCATGCGCGGCCGCCTCGTGCTCGGCATCGCCGACGGCTGGATGAAGGCCGACGGTGAGGTCATCTACAAGGCTACCGATCTGCGCGTCGGCCTCTTCCAGGAAAAGGCCGCCTGA
- the fabB gene encoding beta-ketoacyl-ACP synthase I gives MRRVVVTGLGVVSSIGNDAAEVTASLRDAKSGISFSNDFAEHGFKCQVWGRPSLDPTDLVDRRAMRFLSQGGAWNHVAMKQAIADSGLEESVISGNERTGIIMGSGGPSTRTLVEAAEITIKNNSPKRIGPFAVPKAMSSTASATLATWFKIHGVNYSISSACSTSAHCIGNAAEMIQWGKQDVMFAGGHEDLDWTMSNLFDAMGAMSSRFNDTPEKASRAYDVNRDGFVIAGGAGVLVLEELEHAKARGAKIYAEIVGYGATSDGYDMVAPSGEGAVRCMRQALATVKGDIDYINTHGTSTPVGDSKEIGAIREVFGDKMPHIQSTKSLTGHSLGAAGVQESIYSILMMQEGFIGESAHIKEVDPEFDGVPIVRKRIDNAKIDIALSNSFGFGGTNATLVFQRYNG, from the coding sequence ATGAGACGGGTAGTTGTCACGGGTCTGGGCGTTGTTTCCTCGATCGGCAATGATGCCGCTGAGGTCACGGCCTCGCTGCGCGATGCCAAGTCCGGCATTTCCTTCTCCAACGATTTTGCCGAGCATGGCTTCAAGTGCCAGGTTTGGGGTCGTCCCAGCCTCGATCCGACCGATCTGGTCGATCGCCGCGCCATGCGCTTCCTGTCGCAGGGCGGCGCCTGGAACCATGTCGCGATGAAGCAGGCGATTGCCGATTCCGGTCTCGAAGAGTCCGTGATCAGCGGCAACGAACGCACCGGCATCATCATGGGCTCGGGCGGCCCGTCCACGCGCACGCTGGTCGAAGCCGCCGAGATCACCATCAAGAACAACAGCCCGAAGCGCATCGGCCCGTTCGCCGTGCCGAAGGCTATGTCTTCGACGGCATCGGCAACGCTTGCGACGTGGTTCAAGATCCATGGCGTCAACTACTCGATCTCGTCGGCCTGCTCGACCTCTGCACACTGCATCGGCAATGCCGCGGAAATGATCCAGTGGGGCAAGCAGGACGTGATGTTCGCTGGCGGCCACGAAGACCTCGACTGGACAATGTCCAACCTTTTCGACGCGATGGGCGCGATGTCCTCCAGGTTCAACGACACGCCGGAGAAGGCTTCTCGCGCCTACGACGTCAACCGTGACGGCTTCGTCATCGCCGGTGGTGCAGGCGTTCTCGTACTCGAAGAACTGGAGCATGCCAAGGCGCGCGGCGCGAAGATCTACGCTGAGATCGTCGGCTACGGCGCGACCTCCGACGGTTACGACATGGTCGCTCCCTCTGGCGAGGGCGCTGTGCGCTGCATGCGTCAGGCACTCGCGACGGTGAAGGGTGATATCGACTACATCAACACCCACGGCACCTCTACGCCAGTAGGCGACAGCAAGGAAATCGGCGCGATCCGGGAGGTCTTCGGCGACAAGATGCCTCATATCCAGTCGACCAAATCGCTGACGGGCCATTCTCTCGGTGCTGCCGGTGTCCAGGAGTCGATCTATTCGATCCTAATGATGCAGGAAGGCTTCATCGGCGAAAGCGCCCATATCAAGGAAGTCGATCCTGAATTCGATGGCGTGCCGATCGTCCGCAAGCGCATCGACAATGCCAAGATCGACATCGCCCTGTCCAACTCCTTCGGCTTCGGTGGCACCAACGCGACGCTCGTTTTCCAGCGCTATAACGGATAA